One segment of Nocardioides sp. QY071 DNA contains the following:
- a CDS encoding general stress protein codes for MSNPTPGAFSRSLLALEFPQSLAVYDDYATAQRTVDFLSDEGFPVQNCMIVGTDLKQVERITGRLTSGRVAAGGAMSGLWFGLFVGVLFSFFGTGDTWAIILSTTLMGIAFGVIFALAGYAVTRGQRDFSSVSSVVATRYEVLVEHKVAAQARELLAKLPGALPNPFA; via the coding sequence GTTCCCCCAGTCGCTGGCCGTGTACGACGACTACGCGACCGCGCAGCGCACCGTCGACTTCCTCTCCGACGAGGGATTCCCCGTGCAGAACTGCATGATCGTCGGCACCGACCTCAAGCAGGTCGAGCGGATCACCGGCCGGCTCACCAGCGGCCGCGTGGCCGCCGGCGGTGCGATGAGCGGACTGTGGTTCGGGCTGTTCGTCGGCGTCCTGTTCAGCTTCTTCGGCACGGGCGACACGTGGGCGATCATCTTGTCCACGACGCTGATGGGCATCGCGTTCGGCGTCATCTTCGCCCTGGCCGGGTACGCCGTGACCCGCGGCCAGCGTGACTTCTCCTCGGTCAGCTCCGTGGTCGCCACCCGCTACGAGGTGCTGGTCGAGCACAAGGTGGCCGCGCAGGCCCGCGAGCTGCTCGCCAAGCTGCCGGGGGCGCTGCCGAACCCGTTCGCCTGA